From the Amycolatopsis thermoflava N1165 genome, one window contains:
- a CDS encoding LysR family transcriptional regulator, whose amino-acid sequence MELRALRYFVTVADELHFGRAAERLHIAQPAVSRQIAALERELGVRLFDRSPRRVRLTEAGHRVLAAAREALAAADRVRVAARERAGVMRIGTGAGQFTARLERGIDALREQAPGFDVVLVDLPLTARLNALRQGEIDLALAREVRSAPGLRVLPTWTEALFAVVSTRHAAAGRATVGVAELAAGPLKTSQDHDPSVLGALPGVGLQGPPAHRAGTVHDTIVEVGSDPRSWTVLPADQVIEIRSTRVRAIPLEPRTTITGSVVVPGDLPCACAAAHVTAFGDATAA is encoded by the coding sequence GTGGAACTACGGGCGTTGCGGTACTTCGTCACGGTCGCCGACGAGCTGCACTTCGGCCGGGCCGCCGAGCGGCTGCACATCGCTCAGCCGGCGGTCAGCAGGCAGATCGCGGCACTGGAGCGCGAGCTGGGGGTCCGCCTGTTCGACCGCTCACCGCGCCGCGTCCGGCTGACCGAGGCGGGACACCGGGTGCTCGCCGCCGCGCGGGAGGCGCTCGCGGCCGCCGATCGGGTTCGGGTCGCGGCACGCGAGCGGGCAGGTGTCATGCGCATCGGGACCGGCGCGGGGCAGTTCACCGCCCGGCTGGAACGCGGGATCGACGCGTTGCGGGAACAGGCCCCGGGATTCGACGTCGTGCTCGTCGACCTGCCGCTCACCGCCCGCTTGAACGCTCTGCGGCAGGGGGAGATCGACCTGGCCCTGGCACGGGAAGTGCGTTCGGCGCCCGGGCTGCGGGTGTTGCCGACCTGGACCGAAGCCTTGTTCGCGGTCGTGTCCACGCGGCACGCCGCCGCCGGGCGCGCGACCGTCGGCGTTGCCGAGCTGGCCGCCGGTCCCCTGAAGACTTCCCAGGACCACGATCCGTCGGTGCTCGGCGCGCTGCCGGGCGTCGGACTCCAGGGACCACCGGCGCACCGCGCGGGGACGGTGCACGACACGATCGTCGAGGTCGGCTCCGATCCGCGCAGCTGGACCGTGTTGCCCGCCGACCAGGTGATCGAGATCCGCTCCACCCGGGTGCGCGCGATCCCGCTCGAGCCGCGAACGACGATCACGGGCAGTGTCGTCGTGCCGGGCGACCTCCCCTGCGCCTGCGCAGCGGCCCACGTGACGGCCTTCGGTGACGCCACGGCCGCCTGA
- a CDS encoding class I SAM-dependent methyltransferase, protein MPDAIFAHPRLAQVYDTFDGERDDLDLYLSIADELKAERVLDVGCGTGSLAVLLAAKGRTVVGVDPAEASLAVAREKDPDGKITWIHGDATDLPPAAGDLAAMTGNVAQVFLTDEDWARTLARIRTGLRPGGHFVFETRRPDRRAWEDWAAATGPLVLDVPGAGRVERRMEVTDVSLPLVSFRFTYRFLADGEVVTSDSTLRFRERDEVEESLAAQGFRVTDVRDAPDRPGMEFVFLAQRD, encoded by the coding sequence GTGCCCGACGCGATCTTCGCCCACCCGCGCCTCGCCCAGGTCTACGACACCTTCGACGGCGAGCGCGACGACCTCGACCTGTACCTGTCGATCGCCGACGAGCTCAAGGCCGAACGCGTGCTGGACGTCGGTTGCGGCACGGGCAGCCTGGCCGTGCTCCTCGCCGCGAAGGGACGCACCGTCGTCGGCGTCGACCCCGCGGAGGCGTCGCTGGCGGTCGCCCGCGAGAAGGATCCGGACGGGAAGATCACCTGGATCCACGGCGACGCCACCGATCTGCCCCCGGCCGCCGGCGATCTCGCCGCCATGACCGGGAACGTCGCGCAGGTGTTCCTCACCGACGAAGACTGGGCCCGGACCCTCGCGCGCATCCGGACCGGGCTGCGGCCGGGCGGGCACTTCGTGTTCGAGACGCGCCGCCCGGACCGGCGGGCCTGGGAGGACTGGGCCGCGGCAACCGGCCCGCTGGTGCTCGATGTGCCCGGCGCCGGCCGTGTGGAGCGCCGCATGGAGGTCACGGACGTCAGCCTGCCGCTGGTGTCGTTCCGCTTCACGTACCGGTTCCTGGCCGACGGCGAAGTGGTCACATCGGACTCGACGCTGCGGTTCCGGGAGCGCGACGAGGTCGAGGAAAGCCTTGCCGCACAGGGATTCCGCGTGACCGACGTGCGGGACGCCCCGGACCGGCCCGGCATGGAGTTTGTGTTCCTGGCCCAGCGCGACTAG
- a CDS encoding pyridoxamine 5'-phosphate oxidase family protein → MTNWREFEEQAPSLAAAVRERLTAAETHVLATLRRDGSPRVSGTEVDFHGPDLFIGSMWGARKAHDLQRDGRFALHAHPSADGDAKLSGIAVEITEKAVLDAVQGDMQPSHLFRLDLQQAVLTTVEGDKLVATIWWPGREVVRFERK, encoded by the coding sequence GTGACCAACTGGAGGGAATTCGAAGAGCAGGCGCCGTCGCTGGCGGCGGCGGTGCGTGAGCGGTTGACGGCGGCGGAGACGCACGTGCTGGCGACTCTGCGGCGGGACGGGTCGCCCCGGGTGAGCGGCACCGAGGTCGACTTCCACGGGCCCGATCTGTTCATCGGGTCGATGTGGGGCGCGCGCAAGGCGCACGACCTGCAGCGCGACGGCCGGTTCGCGCTGCACGCCCACCCATCCGCCGACGGCGACGCGAAGCTGTCGGGGATCGCCGTCGAGATCACCGAGAAGGCCGTCCTGGACGCCGTCCAGGGCGACATGCAACCCAGCCACCTCTTCCGGCTCGACCTCCAGCAGGCGGTGCTGACAACGGTCGAGGGCGACAAGCTGGTGGCGACCATCTGGTGGCCGGGCCGGGAGGTGGTGCGTTTCGAGCGCAAGTGA
- a CDS encoding TIGR03620 family F420-dependent LLM class oxidoreductase yields MDIDLGLLGAHLREHEVNPDRAVEVERAGYGTLWLDASPPADLTLAEELLDATTRLTVGTSVVNVWTADAETVATSYHRIEARHPGRFLLGVGIGHREVHAEYASPYDTLVSYLDRLAGAGVPSDRIVVAALGPRMLRLAGARTAGAIPGMVTPEHTRRARLILGPGKLLLPGHFALVEPDVDRARAVARSAPPGTALGVHNYASNLRRLGFTEDDLSGAGSDRLIDALVAHGDQATTATRLLAHRAAGADHVGVYPLGDDPIATLVEVAEAVQAAR; encoded by the coding sequence ATGGACATCGATCTCGGTCTGCTCGGCGCGCACCTGCGCGAGCACGAAGTGAACCCGGACCGTGCGGTCGAGGTGGAGCGCGCCGGCTACGGCACGCTCTGGCTGGACGCCTCGCCTCCGGCGGACCTCACCCTCGCGGAGGAGCTGCTCGACGCGACCACCCGGCTGACCGTCGGCACGAGCGTGGTGAACGTCTGGACCGCCGACGCGGAAACCGTTGCGACCTCCTACCACCGGATCGAAGCCAGGCACCCCGGGCGCTTCCTGCTCGGCGTCGGAATCGGCCACCGCGAAGTGCACGCCGAATACGCCTCCCCGTACGACACGCTGGTGTCCTACCTGGACCGGCTCGCCGGCGCGGGCGTGCCGTCCGACCGCATCGTGGTGGCCGCGCTCGGGCCGAGGATGCTGCGCTTGGCCGGGGCGCGCACCGCCGGAGCCATTCCCGGCATGGTCACCCCGGAGCACACCCGGCGGGCCCGCTTGATCCTCGGCCCCGGGAAGCTGCTGTTGCCCGGGCATTTCGCCCTCGTCGAGCCGGACGTGGACCGAGCCCGCGCCGTCGCCCGGTCCGCGCCGCCCGGGACCGCGCTGGGTGTGCACAACTACGCGAGCAACCTCCGGCGTCTCGGCTTCACCGAAGACGATCTGTCCGGCGCGGGCAGCGATCGGCTCATCGACGCTCTCGTCGCACACGGCGACCAAGCCACCACGGCGACCCGGCTGCTGGCCCATCGAGCGGCCGGCGCCGACCACGTCGGCGTCTACCCCCTCGGCGACGACCCGATCGCCACACTCGTCGAAGTCGCGGAGGCGGTGCAAGCCGCGCGGTGA
- a CDS encoding winged helix-turn-helix transcriptional regulator, with amino-acid sequence MSCDAEHDQLVADVFARACTSRGVLEHVTGRWGTLALAALAEGPFRFNALRRKVDGVSEKMLAQTLQALERDGFVHREAEPTIPPRVEYSLTPLGAEVAGRLRELIELVEGRVAEVEAARRAYDEAKSAVAR; translated from the coding sequence ATGAGTTGCGACGCCGAGCACGACCAGTTGGTCGCCGACGTCTTCGCACGCGCGTGCACGTCGCGCGGGGTGCTGGAGCACGTGACGGGACGCTGGGGCACGCTCGCGCTGGCCGCGCTCGCCGAGGGGCCGTTCCGGTTCAACGCGTTGCGCCGCAAGGTCGACGGCGTCAGCGAGAAGATGCTGGCCCAGACATTGCAGGCGCTCGAACGCGACGGTTTCGTGCACCGCGAGGCCGAGCCGACGATCCCGCCGCGCGTGGAGTACAGCCTGACGCCGCTCGGCGCCGAGGTGGCCGGCCGGCTGCGGGAGTTGATCGAGCTGGTCGAGGGCCGGGTGGCGGAGGTCGAAGCCGCGCGCCGAGCGTACGACGAGGCGAAGTCGGCGGTCGCGCGCTAG